From Azospirillaceae bacterium, one genomic window encodes:
- a CDS encoding GNAT family N-acetyltransferase, translated as MPPPSFPAGTEPIPRIRVEDDRYTGTCEEMGPDPVWDARVAGTPGGSIVQTGRWAASRNRLGFKSYRITVNEADGTLVAGCLMYAKRLGPGTWAGAIPYGPLSFGNRPFRASDVVRTVVALSRQRGIRFLVIQPPDCGWAFDEALAVAGFRTDVPAIAPEATLRVDLTRSRDEILAAMSTMRRRNLRKAWRAGFDVSEERDPAVFHRLHVATAMRQGFNPVTIGNLQAQYDTLAPDFGKLFVARLKGRPVAGLWLTHFAGTVTLKLAGWDAAGHRYANDAVHWATVEYGWAAGAHTYDLGGFDRRSAERLTAGQPLPEDFEKTPSFFKLGFGGTPVLLPRARFAFTHPAANVAFGAVARKVLTTPALRWFLQRLRNG; from the coding sequence ATGCCGCCGCCTTCATTCCCGGCCGGCACCGAACCCATACCCCGCATCCGGGTGGAGGACGACCGGTATACCGGCACCTGCGAGGAGATGGGCCCGGATCCCGTCTGGGATGCGCGTGTCGCGGGCACGCCGGGCGGCAGCATCGTCCAGACCGGCCGGTGGGCCGCATCCCGCAACCGGCTTGGTTTCAAGTCCTACCGGATCACGGTCAACGAAGCGGACGGGACGCTCGTGGCCGGGTGCCTGATGTACGCCAAGCGGCTGGGGCCCGGCACATGGGCCGGCGCCATCCCGTACGGGCCCTTGTCCTTCGGAAACCGTCCGTTCCGCGCGTCCGATGTGGTGCGCACCGTTGTCGCGCTGTCCCGCCAGCGCGGCATCCGGTTCCTTGTCATCCAACCGCCGGACTGTGGCTGGGCGTTCGATGAGGCCCTGGCGGTGGCGGGATTCCGCACGGATGTACCGGCCATCGCCCCGGAGGCCACCCTTCGCGTGGATCTCACACGGAGCAGGGACGAAATCCTGGCCGCCATGAGCACCATGCGCCGCCGCAACCTTCGCAAGGCATGGCGCGCCGGCTTCGACGTGAGCGAGGAGAGGGATCCCGCCGTTTTCCACCGCCTGCACGTCGCAACGGCCATGCGGCAGGGCTTCAACCCGGTCACCATCGGGAACCTCCAGGCCCAATACGACACCCTTGCCCCGGACTTCGGCAAACTGTTCGTCGCCCGCCTCAAAGGCCGCCCGGTCGCGGGCCTCTGGCTGACCCATTTCGCGGGAACGGTGACGCTGAAGCTGGCGGGTTGGGATGCGGCCGGCCACCGGTACGCGAACGATGCGGTCCACTGGGCCACCGTCGAATACGGCTGGGCGGCAGGGGCGCACACCTACGACCTGGGAGGTTTCGATCGGCGCAGCGCGGAACGGCTTACCGCCGGGCAGCCCTTGCCGGAGGATTTCGAAAAGACCCCCAGCTTCTTCAAACTCGGCTTCGGCGGCACGCCCGTGCTGCTTCCACGGGCCCGGTTCGCCTTCACCCACCCTGCCGCGAACGTCGCCTTCGGGGCTGTGGCACGGAAGGTCCTGACCACACCGGCGCTGCGTTGGTTCCTTCAAAGGCTCCGCAATGGATAG